The Vigna angularis cultivar LongXiaoDou No.4 chromosome 6, ASM1680809v1, whole genome shotgun sequence genome contains the following window.
ACTGCAAGAAGAGGACAGcaccaataatttttaatgacaAAACTAAGTGTGCATGTGGTacatttctttaattaaaaataaagtttcacttttataaatataatgaaaacttTTGTTAAAGGAGATTAATTACCATCAAATATAGGTTCTAACCATAACTAtgatatcatattaagaaataaactttaaacctaattcaactCCACAAAACTAGCTtttaagatgaggtttgcactcacttatatagtTTAGATTAGCCTTATCTTTAGTTGACGTAGGACtttcaacaatattttaatgttattgtgCAAGAGTCatagaaaaattgttttttatcaCATCGTGAAAACCTGTCATAACAAGATTTAGTATgatcaataataataagatttagTATGATCAATAAATAAGTAACCGTTGTAGTTATTCTAACTTACTATAACATATTCTTGAAAACCTGTCATTGTAAATTCAGCTTAGTATAACATTCGTGAAAACCTGACATAGTAAGTTTAGATTACTATAATGCATTAGTATGACATATTTTAGATCCCTTCAGATAATATTTCAATCTTAGATAAAAACATTAAGAAATTGTATCTATGTTTTTTGTggtaatttatttgaataaagaGTGTAGAACCTCTGCCACCGGAATTCTGTCAGTATTTGGATGCATTCCTATAGGTGTTGCATTTGCAAGAATTGCCCCTTTCTCTGGCTCAAAGTTCACCAACTCTTTGTAAAGCTGAGCCTCACCAGATACAGCACAGGCAAGAGATTTTGCTCTgtctttttaaacaaaaatcgAGAATAACAGAAACATTTGTCAATGCaaaaatgataataacaatGTGCAATAGAGATACAGAAATAACAGTCAACATACAAACTAACATAATAAATGCCCTTAACAAAACATAAACTACAGGGCAGAGGAGAAACAGTTTACTGTATTGAAATTTGGTATAAGATAGATGTTAATAAAGATTAGTTTTCTAGTGGGTATTTACTAAAGTTCTacatgaagaaaagaaaaatagaaaactaataaaaatgataagttGTGTACTCTTGTTAGAAAAATTgtataagaaaattttgcatgttgaataataatattttttttagtattcatATATGTAGGCCTGAAAATGTGTGATTGCCTACAAAGATCATAGTTCATATAGCTCAAAAGATGAGaaagaataaaaggaaaattaaatttattatagaGAATATATCCCTTATTTTTATACCAAAATCAATGTCAAATATTACTAGACGAGCTCCTCTGCTTTTAGCACCAAATGCAAGTGCTTTCCCTGCACCTCCCGCACCAACTACCACAAACAATCGACCAGCAAGGGCTGAACCTAAAGATGCTCCACCATCATTGCAACCATGCTctgacaaatttttatttaggGGAATCAGTAAAACAGTATTAGTAAAAATTACACAAATTGTAATTTGATATTGCCCACCGGAAGAAGGAATTGAGTTAGATAACAAATTGAAAAAGATTACAAAACTTAGATCAAGATATTTATGTTCTAGTTAAAAAAATTCTCTAATCaaataacatgtaaaaaaaattttagGCACCCAACAATTCAAGCTTTTAAGAAAATTGGTCCTTGATGTTGTTTTAAATCTCATTTGTTAAATGATAAAGGATTTTATTTTTCGCTTTTAAGACATTCATGTAGTCTATGTTAGATTTATAAAGGAGGAGGTTCACTGAGAAGATACAACATCAACCAGATTTGAACCTAACTACATAAGATATTGACATCGCTTTCTATCCAaagtcttaaggttttggatagagAATAGTGTCAATTCCTTATATGATTAAGTTCAAATTTCATTGATGTTGTATCTCTTCAATGAACTTCCTTCCTATAAACTTAATAGTTCTTACAATTATATCTTTTGGCAAGGTCAAGGAAACTAAACTAAGCATAACAGTGCGGAAGAATTACCAATGAGTGCATCCTCAATTGCAGTAATTGCAGCCTCACAATCTGTATTGTAACCAACAAGCTCCCCATCTCCTGGTCTCCTTATGATGGTATTAACAGCTCCTATAGACTGGTTGAACATGAAACGAATTGATTATgcattaataaaaattcattatggAAGAATAGCTGCATCATAAGTCCAGTTTAAAAGAGCACCATTAATTTCAACTGATAGCTTACCTTACTAAGTTAATTTTCATTGAACTAATTTAGACAGACTAATCTTTCAGAATAACATCAGTGTCATTTCAAATTATCAGTTTTCAactctaaaagaaaaatacataaaaacgcTCAGTTAATGCATGGAAAGACATacttcaattatatttatatggaCCACCCAAACATATGGTCACGGAATCAAGTTACTGGAAATAGTACATGGTTCTATTTACCAAATTTTGTGTTGACGTTATAAAACTAGCTTAAATTGTTTAATGAGCTTTTGAGACTGCAACCATTGAAAGTCCCATATTTAGTACAAATGAACGAACTTTAAGGTTTTGTATTGAAGGTAATGTCAGCTCTCATATAAGACTAGATATCTGTcccaacaaataacaaaactaGGATAGGCGCTACGCTAGCATGATTTTGATATCATGTGAAAAAATAacctttaaatctaattcaatcttataaaacaATCTTGTAAGATGATGTTtacattcacttatatattgtaatttagttttatctttagtcgatgtaaaattttcaatatttatatcTTAACATAGGGAAGAACTACTATGGAAATTCATGTTCAACCATGATGTTGGAAAAAGACATCTATTGTGGAACACTTGAATGGAAGACTAAGCCAACCTGAGCAAGCGGATGGACTTCATCGCAAAACCTTAGAACTTCTTCCTTATATGGAATCCCAACACTGCAATACAAAAGTCAATGAGAATTTTCCAAATAAGAAGTAAATACAAATCCTTAAATGGTTGAAGTGATAACAAAACTATTAAACAAATTCATTCATGCTAACTGCAACTTCAAACAGTATCAAGTCAGGATGAGGATCTCAAAGTGAAATATATGATTCCAACTTGTAAGTGGATGCATAGCAACATATGACATACctaaaaccagaaaaatcagGGCTTGAATAGGTGCTAAAGAACTCTTTAAGATCGTCAACAAACATGGGGACATAGATTCCATTGTAGTTTACATGTCTGAAGGAAGGATTATGCAATATAGGGCCTTTGCTGTGGCTAACTGGTTTTGAGATGAGCCCAAAAACTTTAGTATCTTCATTGACATCCTCCAATTTATAGGCTTCCTTGAGACTGTCAAGAGAAGGGATACCAAGGATTGGATTTCCTGCCAATGATCCATACACAAAGAACCCACCAAATTTTGGACATAGAAGTTGGCTTATAAGTCCTCTTTCTCCACAAGAGTAAGCAATCAATGGTACCTGCAGATTCTAACCAGAGCAGGCAAACATTATAAAGTAGAAACaaataatgagaaaattaattttactacgacacaaaaatattgaaaagatcAGAACAGAAGAGAGAACAGGTTGTCAGATTTCCATCTTTTTACATTAGAAACACCTTCTTCACAAAAGTCATTTTTATTCCACACTGAACGAAACCAAGAGAACAAGATTTCTCCTACTGGCTCTGTCTAGTGCCAAAATTACTATTTCTTTAGTACAATTTATATTGGAAATACTGTCATTGAAGAGATGTAAGTGTTGGAAGTTccatatcgactagagataaggccttagagtatataagtgggtgcaaacctcatcttacaagccggttttgtgaggttaagttaggcttaaagtccacctTTTAACATGACATCAGAGTTATGGTTAGAGCATATCCTAACgatattttgttgtttgttgagcATATTATTCTATCCGTTATTAGACTTAAATTCCACCTCTAAACCGTAAGCTTAAAAAAAACGAGAAAAATCCATGCCTGACAATGAGGAAACAAGCTAAATATTCTTGTAAGCTCTGTTATATCAGCTGCATGTGTAACAAGTTTGATGATATCTGATCCAGTTGCTTGCATTCGTGCAACAAGTTGAAGGAGTTCTTCTTGCGGAGGGGTGATGTCATCCACATAGCaagaaacaattatttttcCATGACTGTTATGATTTCTCTTATGTTCCAGCAATGTAGGAAGACAAGAAG
Protein-coding sequences here:
- the LOC108342095 gene encoding bifunctional 3-dehydroquinate dehydratase/shikimate dehydrogenase, chloroplastic isoform X2 encodes the protein MGSANQVLNICAPMTHEQQSVSVEQIVNNMKHAKAEGADTVEIRLDCITSFHPLLHLKIILQNKPLPVLIANRKKWDDSLSKGDDSMLLEALQLALELGADFIEVELKDASCLPTLLEHKRNHNSHGKIIVSCYVDDITPPQEELLQLVARMQATGSDIIKLVTHAADITELTRIFSLFPHCQVPLIAYSCGERGLISQLLCPKFGGFFVYGSLAGNPILGIPSLDSLKEAYKLEDVNEDTKVFGLISKPVSHSKGPILHNPSFRHVNYNGIYVPMFVDDLKEFFSTYSSPDFSGFSVGIPYKEEVLRFCDEVHPLAQSIGAVNTIIRRPGDGELVGYNTDCEAAITAIEDALIEHGCNDGGASLGSALAGRLFVVVGAGGAGKALAFGAKSRGARLVIFDIDFDRAKSLACAVSGEAQLYKELVNFEPEKGAILANATPIGMHPNTDRIPVAESTLEHYLLVFDAVYTPRRTRLLKEADAAGATTVGGVEMFLRQAIGQFNLFTGLEAPKEFMREIVLSKF
- the LOC108342095 gene encoding bifunctional 3-dehydroquinate dehydratase/shikimate dehydrogenase, chloroplastic isoform X1, with translation MGSANQVLNICAPMTHEQQSVSVEQIVNNMKHAKAEGADTVEIRLDCITSFHPLLHLKIILQNKPLPVLIANRKKWDDSLSKGDDSMLLEALQLALELGADFIEVELKDASCLPTLLEHKRNHNSHGKIIVSCYVDDITPPQEELLQLVARMQATGSDIIKLVTHAADITELTRIFSLFPHCQNLQVPLIAYSCGERGLISQLLCPKFGGFFVYGSLAGNPILGIPSLDSLKEAYKLEDVNEDTKVFGLISKPVSHSKGPILHNPSFRHVNYNGIYVPMFVDDLKEFFSTYSSPDFSGFSVGIPYKEEVLRFCDEVHPLAQSIGAVNTIIRRPGDGELVGYNTDCEAAITAIEDALIEHGCNDGGASLGSALAGRLFVVVGAGGAGKALAFGAKSRGARLVIFDIDFDRAKSLACAVSGEAQLYKELVNFEPEKGAILANATPIGMHPNTDRIPVAESTLEHYLLVFDAVYTPRRTRLLKEADAAGATTVGGVEMFLRQAIGQFNLFTGLEAPKEFMREIVLSKF